In Oryza glaberrima chromosome 8, OglaRS2, whole genome shotgun sequence, the following are encoded in one genomic region:
- the LOC127782236 gene encoding RHOMBOID-like protein 2 → MASSSGEGKGAGGAGYQYAPYGGSYYDEERRWWPWLVPTVLVACIVVFLVEMFVNDCPRHGSPLRGESCVAGFLHQFAFQPLRENPLLGPSSATLEKMGALDWAKVVHQHQAWRLISCIWLHAGLIHLIVNMLSLLFIGLRLEQQFGFVRIGIIYLLSGFGGSVLSVLFLRNNYISVGASGALFGLLGSMLSELIMNWTIYSNKAAAIITLLFIIAINLAIGILPHADNFAHIGGFVTGFLLGFVLLARPQFGWMERHELPQTNQPRKYKAYQYVLWAVALFLLLVGFVIALVMLFKGKNGNDGCHWCHYLNCIPTSRWKCST, encoded by the exons AtggcgagcagcagcggcgaggGGAAGGGTGCCGGCGGCGCGGGGTACCAGTACGCGCCGTACGGCGGGTCGTACTACGacgaggagcggcggtggtggccgtggcTCGTGCCGACCGTGCTCGTGGCCTGCATCGTGGTGTTCCTCGTCGAGATGTTCGTCAACGACTGCCCCCGCCACGGGAGCCCGCTCCGCGGCGAGTCCTGCGTCGCCGGCTTCCTCCACCAGTTCGCCTTCCAGCCGCTCCGGGAGAACCCGCTCCTCGGGCCCTCCTCCGCCAC TTTGGAGAAGATGGGAGCACTAGACTGGGCGAAGGTTGTTCATCAGCACCAAGCATGGCGTCTCATTAGCTGTATCTGGCTACATGCTGGCCTAATCCACCTGATTGTCAACATGCTAAGCTTGCTATTCATCGGACTCCGTCTTGAGCAGCAATTTGGGTTTG TGCGTATTGGAATCATCTACTTGCTATCTGGCTTTGGCGGTAGCGTGCTGTCTGTGCTGTTTTTACGTAATAACTACATCTCCGTTGGTGCCTCTGGAGCTTTGTTTGGCTTACTTGGGTCTATGCTCTCCGAGCTTATTATGAACTGGACTATTTATTCCAACAAG GCAGCGGCAATCATAACTCTCCTGTTTATAATTGCAATCAATTTGGCGATCGGGATACTACCTCACGCTGATAACTTTGCACACATTGGTGGATTTGTGACTGGATTCCTTCTTGGGTTTGTCCTGCTGGCAAGACCTCAATTTGGTTGGATGGAACGTCATGAGTTGCCTCAGACTAATCAACCACGAAAGTACAAAGCATACCAGTATGTTTTGTGGGCTGTTGCACTCTTCTTGCTGCTAGTTGG GTTTGTGATTGCCCTGGTGATGCTTTTCAAGGGGAAGAATGGAAACGATGGTTGTCACTGGTGCCACTACCTGAACTGCATACCAACATCCAGATGGAAGTGCAGTACTTAG
- the LOC127781389 gene encoding heat stress transcription factor B-2b, whose translation MADQTAAAVVVVGGAAATMGEPSPPPPAPAAEAAGVGVGQQQRTVPTPFLTKTYQLVDDPAVDDVISWNDDGSTFVVWRPAEFARDLLPKYFKHNNFSSFVRQLNTYGFRKIVPDRWEFANDCFRRGERRLLCEIHRRKVTPPAPAATTAAVAAAIPMALPVTTTRDGSPVLSGEEQVISSSSSPEPPLVLPQAPSGSGSGGVASGDVGDENERLRRENAQLARELSQMRKLCNNILLLMSKYASTQQLDAANASSAAGNNNNNNCSGESAEAATPLPLPAVLDLMPSCPGAASAAAPVSDNEEGMMSAKLFGVSIGRKRMRHDGGGDDDHAATVKAEPMDGRPHGKDEHSAETQAWPIYRPRPVYQPIRACNGYEYDRAGSDQDGSNST comes from the exons atggcTGACCAGACCGCTGCTGCCGTTGTCGTCgtcggaggagcggcggcgacgatgggggagccatctccacctccgccggcgccggcagcggaggcggcgggggtgggggtggggcaGCAGCAGAGGACGGTGCCGACGCCGTTCCTGACCAAGACGTACCAGCTGGTGGATGACCCGGCGGTCGACGACGTCATCTCCTGGAACGACGACGGCTCCACCTTCGTCGTGTGGCGCCCCGCCGAGTTCGCCCGCGACCTCCTCCCCAAGTACTTCAAGCACAACAACTTCTCCAGCTTCGTCCGCCAGCTCAACACCTAC GGATTTAGGAAGATTGTCCCGGACAGGTGGGAGTTCGCCAACGACTGCTTCCGCCGAGGGGAACGGCGGCTGCTCTGCGAGATACACCGCCGGAAggtgacgccgccggcgccagcggcgacgacggcggcggtcgcggccgCGATCCCGATGGCGctgccggtgacgacgacgcgggATGGCTCCCCGGTGCTGTCCGGCGAGGAGCAGGTCATATCCTCCAGCTCGTCCCCCGAGCCCCCGCTCGTGCTGCCGCAGGCGCcgtccggctccggctccggcggcgtcgcgtccggcgacgtgggggacgAGAacgagcggctgcggcgggagaACGCGCAGCTCGCGCGGGAGCTCAGCCAGATGAGGAAGCTCTGCAACaacatcctcctcctcatgtcCAAGTACGCCTCCACCCAGCAGCTCGACGCCGCcaacgcctcctccgccgccgggaacaacaacaacaacaactgcTCCGGCGAATCCGCCGAGGCGGCcacgccgctcccgctccccgCCGTCCTCGACCTCATGCCTTCCtgccccggcgccgcctccgccgccgcgcccgtatCAGACAACGAGGAGGGAATGATGAGCGCGAAGCTCTTCGGCGTCTCCATCGGCCGGAAGCGAAtgcggcacgacggcggcggcgacgacgaccacgcgGCGACGGTGAAGGCGGAGCCGATGGACGGGCGGCCGCACGGCAAGGACGAACACTCGGCGGAGACGCAGGCCTGGCCCATTTACCGGCCCAGGCCCGTTTACCAGCCCATCCGGGCCTGCAACGGATACGAGTACGACCGAGCCGGCAGTGACCAAGACGGTTCAAACTCTACCTAA
- the LOC127781427 gene encoding protein LEAD-SENSITIVE 1-like — protein sequence MGLLSHRVERSEMKPGDHIYTWRAAYTYSHHGIYVGGSKVVHFTRKKEAGTAGLDSAIAISSLLSQGSPECPTFPDCGFQLPDSGVVLTCVDCFLRGGSLHGFEYGVPPAVFLAKLRGGTCTTAAADPPDAVVRRAMHLLQNGFGSYDVFENNCEDFALYCKTGLLPADEPGSIGRSGQASSAIGVPLAALLSTPFKLLAAGPLGMAAVTAGMYCAGRYITDIGVRKDVVKVEVENLSAHLGWRRAKAEEEMAMKKQQPSSHDTKVKKSLLPLKRKRDNFCEIITS from the exons ATGGGGCTGCTGTCGCACCGCGTGGAGCGGTCGGAGATGAAGCCCGGCGACCACATCTACACATGGCGCGCCGCCTACACCTACTCCCACCACG GGATTTACGTTGGAGGGAGCAAGGTGGTGCATTtcacgaggaagaaggaggcAGGGACGGCAGGTCTGGACTCGGCGATCGCCATCTCCAGCCTCCTCTCGCAGGGCTCGCCGGAGTGCCCCACCTTCCCGGACTGCGGCTTCCAGCTCCCGGACAGCGGCGTCGTCCTCACCTGCGTCGACTGCTTCCTCCGCGGCGGCTCCCTCCACGGCTTCGAGTACGGCGTCCCGCCGGCGGTGTTCCTCGCCAAGCTCCGCGGCGGCAcctgcaccaccgccgccgccgacccgccggacgccgtcgtccgccgcgccATGCACCTGCTCCAGAACGGGTTCGGCAGCTACGACGTGTTCGAGAACAACTGCGAGGACTTCGCGCTCTACTGCAAGACgggcctcctccccgccgacgAGCCGGGCAGCATCGGCCGGAGCGGCCAGGCGTCGTCGGCGATCGGCGTCCCGCTGGCGGCGCTCCTCTCCACGCCGTTcaagctgctcgccgccggcccccTCGGCatggccgccgtcaccgccgggATGTACTGCGCCGGCAGGTACATCACCGACATCGGGGTGAGGAAGGACGTCGtcaaggtggaggtggagaacCTGTCGGCGCATCTTGGCTGGCGTCGCGCCAAAGCCGAGGAAGAAATGGCCATGAAAAAACAGCAGCCTTCATCACATGATACTAAGGTCAAGAAGAGTTTACTTCCTCTCAAGAGAAAACGTGACAATTTCTGCGAAATTATTACGAGCTGA
- the LOC127781927 gene encoding RNA-binding protein 1-like isoform X2, with amino-acid sequence MAAENYWRFADARQQQAMVAAAAAAAGMAPTAATVATAGQAAAGMPPQAAMAQQAAAAPPLKRARPDYGDVPAGQDMTGYYPRETDRTGYHALRENEAIGASYDRYLRNGMPSVAATETNRPVVGGMGGMGGMGGYPVDDRRMIGVGMDSRGMGYGARPEPPLPADASSTLYVEGLPANCTRREVSHIFRPFVGFREVRLVNKESRHPGGDPHVLCFVDFDNPAQATLALEALQGYKFDEHDRDSAHLRLQFSRFPGPRSAGGPRGRR; translated from the exons ATGGCCGCCGAGAACTACTGGAGGTTCGCCGacgcgcggcagcagcaggccatggtggcggcggcggccgccgcggcggggatgGCCCCCACGGCGGCGACTGTCGCGACGGCCGGCCAGGCCGCGGCGGGCATGCCCCCGCAGGCCGCCATGGCGcagcaggccgccgccgcgccgccgctcaaGCGCGCGCGCCCCGACTACGGAG ATGTGCCTGCAGGACAAGACATGACTGGTTATTATCCACGTGAGACTGACAGGACAGGTTACCATGCACTGAGAGAGAATGAGGCTATCGGAGCATCCTATGATCGCTACTTACGTAATGGG ATGCCTTCTGTTGCTGCCACTGAAACCAATAGGCCAGTTGTTGGTGGTATGGGTGGAATGGGTGGAATGGGAGGCTATCCTGTTGATGATCGTCGGATGATTGGTGTTGGCATGGACAGCAGAGGTATGGGCTATGGTGCAAGGCCCGAGCCTCCTCTCCCAGCAGATGCATCAAGCACTCTGTACGTTGAAGGCCTGCCTGCAAACTGCACACGAAGGGAGGTGTCAC ATATATTTCGCCCTTTTGTAGGTTTTCGTGAAGTCAGACTTGTCAACAAGGAGTCAAGACAC CCTGGAGGAGATCCTCATGTCTTGTGCTTTGTTGATTTTGATAACCCTGCGCAAGCTACTCTTGCTCTTGAAGCATTGCAAG GTTATAAGTTTGACGAACACGATCGTGATTCAGCCCATTTGCGGCTGCAGTTCTCACGCTTTCCTGGTCCGAGGTCAGCTGGCGGGCCTCGTGGTAGGCGTTAA
- the LOC127781927 gene encoding RNA-binding protein 1-like isoform X1 codes for MAAENYWRFADARQQQAMVAAAAAAAGMAPTAATVATAGQAAAGMPPQAAMAQQAAAAPPLKRARPDYGDVPAGQDMTGYYPRETDRTGYHALRENEAIGASYDRYLRNGMPSVAATETNRPVVGGMGGMGGMGGYPVDDRRMIGVGMDSRGMGYGARPEPPLPADASSTLYVEGLPANCTRREVSHIFRPFVGFREVRLVNKESRHPGGDPHVLCFVDFDNPAQATLALEALQGEYTYICRYGLCCFTDNMTLHFENMHLSRICVHSSFSLTSLPWKLVIVLLSYLVKPSTSR; via the exons ATGGCCGCCGAGAACTACTGGAGGTTCGCCGacgcgcggcagcagcaggccatggtggcggcggcggccgccgcggcggggatgGCCCCCACGGCGGCGACTGTCGCGACGGCCGGCCAGGCCGCGGCGGGCATGCCCCCGCAGGCCGCCATGGCGcagcaggccgccgccgcgccgccgctcaaGCGCGCGCGCCCCGACTACGGAG ATGTGCCTGCAGGACAAGACATGACTGGTTATTATCCACGTGAGACTGACAGGACAGGTTACCATGCACTGAGAGAGAATGAGGCTATCGGAGCATCCTATGATCGCTACTTACGTAATGGG ATGCCTTCTGTTGCTGCCACTGAAACCAATAGGCCAGTTGTTGGTGGTATGGGTGGAATGGGTGGAATGGGAGGCTATCCTGTTGATGATCGTCGGATGATTGGTGTTGGCATGGACAGCAGAGGTATGGGCTATGGTGCAAGGCCCGAGCCTCCTCTCCCAGCAGATGCATCAAGCACTCTGTACGTTGAAGGCCTGCCTGCAAACTGCACACGAAGGGAGGTGTCAC ATATATTTCGCCCTTTTGTAGGTTTTCGTGAAGTCAGACTTGTCAACAAGGAGTCAAGACAC CCTGGAGGAGATCCTCATGTCTTGTGCTTTGTTGATTTTGATAACCCTGCGCAAGCTACTCTTGCTCTTGAAGCATTGCAAGGTGAATATACTTATATTTGTAGATATGGATTGTGTTGTTTTACAGATAATATGACTCTTCACTTTGAAAACATGCATCTGTCACGTATATGTGTGCATTCCTCTTTTTCTCTAACTTCGCTTCCTTGGAAACTGGTCATTGTATTGCTTTCTTATTTAGTTAAACCTTCTACTTCAAGGTAG